The Drosophila sulfurigaster albostrigata strain 15112-1811.04 chromosome 3, ASM2355843v2, whole genome shotgun sequence genomic sequence TTGGTGAAAACTCAGTCAAAaacttatacaaataatatctATCTATCAATCTATTGagtaattattgttgttgctgctgcgcaatgcgaagttgttgttgttgttgatgaaatCTTCTGCGTCTGCGCGCCCAATGCTCATAGTTGTTCTCGAGATTCTCATAGTAAATATCCTCCTCGTACTCGCTGCCATCATCCCCATCCTCGTGGTTCGGCGGCCGTCCAAAGATGTGAGGATTCGTGGTCATCTTTAGAAGCACCACTTCCATGGTGCAGGCCATGAAAAGAAAGGCAAACACCGCAAAGCTGATGGGTGTGCACAACAATTTCTCCACTTGGCACACCAACACCGATGCGAACACCATGCTGAGTAATCTTTTGTCTGTCTTCTTTTGTTCAAGTGTGTTTTGTATGTTTAACtgtgtttatgtgtttgtgttattttGGCACTTGTTGATGTCTTGTTGTGTGTTTAtagttttaatgtttttatactGTTTACTGTTTGATTGTGAACAcagtgtttgctgttgcttttgttttgcatcgcaatttcagttttcagctttgtttttggtattggAATTTTAATTGGATTTCAATGCGCGCGTTTACCATGCGAACCGACAACTTTCTCGCACcagctttggctttgttaTGAGCGCTGTTTACGCCAAGCATCGAGCGCCAAGCGCCCCGCGGCCAACAGCTGAGCGATGGCCA encodes the following:
- the LOC133843500 gene encoding uncharacterized protein LOC133843500, with the translated sequence MVFASVLVCQVEKLLCTPISFAVFAFLFMACTMEVVLLKMTTNPHIFGRPPNHEDGDDGSEYEEDIYYENLENNYEHWARRRRRFHQQQQQLRIAQQQQQ